The following are from one region of the Aspergillus chevalieri M1 DNA, chromosome 1, nearly complete sequence genome:
- the RAD50 gene encoding MRX complex DNA-binding subunit (BUSCO:EOG092606WZ;~COG:L;~EggNog:ENOG410PG7Q;~InterPro:IPR027417;~PFAM:PF13558), with the protein MVATRSLQLTVKKTTRQQKTLEGQLLMVKDGERTAISSRVAELDQIMPQYLGVSKAVLDSVIFCHQDESLWPMSEPSVLKKRFDEIFEAMKYTKAIENIKVLRKKQNEELAKYKIMEQHAKEDKEKADRAEKRSIKLQEEIEALRIEAHQLSEEMRRVADLADKAWKESESYSQILGALKGKRIEANSIQSTIDNLKRHLVELDDSDEWLESNLEQFESKQLHYQQNEEAQKENYMEIKEQIEQARHRLGLKQAECGKFENDKANYERQLERRKKLIREIARTHNIRGYDDDLDQTDMNEFMRKIRKSLTDQNQTLDRAKREAQTELREVQVTLNEIGQRKSALQESKNAARRQIASNDKEIASYQRKLNEIDVDEGVQAAIESNIEDINSRLSSSKGRAQAASWDKEIQEINTAIRNLEDDSSRLNSELIEATRMAGDLARLDHLKKELKDRERSLETMKGAHDERLTKLVSSDWRPETLEQEFQQVMNEESRLVTNAENDRNGVNRELEQVEFKLRNVRKTLDQRQKELQDSIKEIREAVDDEPEEYLEIVKQRQVQLDIARKDAEQYAGVGEYITTCLETANKAKVCRLCTRPFRNDSEFQSFKAKLEQLVKKTQMQAEDEDVRRLEEDLNTAREAGTAYDSWIRLREMDIPELEKEEQQHDSRRDELLTELENRDKVVDEKVEKKRDVESLSKTVNTIVRYDGDIKSIKSQIKELSSKRQGTSATRTLEDIQDEIAATGEKSRALKKTLTKLTHDKEQARTEITTLELQLRDAKSSLDNAKFQLEKKADLLARLEEYKNFNAQQREAIEKADQDIEGLTPELLKAQARYDDISRRAEARERELQHAISTLSDSVNQLDLANDEINSYNERDGPGQLERARNELRHIEGEINQLETKLANITKEINKISAQLKDSENTKRQYSDNLTYRQSTRAFDAVTAEIEQLEAQNAEVDRSRFKKESERRTREHNALAAQQASKMGEMKSKDDQLMQLLADWNTDYKDAASKYKEAHIRVETTKAAVDDLARYGGALDKAIMKYHSLKMEEINAIIGELWQRTYRGTDVDTILIRSDNENAKGNRSYNYRVCMVKQDAEMDMRGRCSAGQKVLASIIIRLALAECFGVNCGLIALDEPTTNLDRDNIRSLAESLHEIIRARQQQANFQLIVITHDEDFLRHMQCGDFCDYYYRVSRNEKQKSIIERQSIAEVM; encoded by the exons ATGGTAGCCACCCGAAGCCTACAACTTACGGTCAAGAAAACGACAAGACAACAAAAGACACTGGAAGGGCAGCTATTGATGGTTAAAGATGGGGAAAGAACAGCTATCTCCTCCCGGGTCGCGGAGTTGGACCAGATCATGCCTCAATATCTAGGCGTATCCAAGGCCGTCTTGGATTCAGTCATTTTCTGCCACCAGGATGAGAGTTTGTGGCCTATGAGCGAACCTTCTgtgctgaagaagagatTCGACGAGATTTTCGAAGCGATGAAGTACACCAAGGCTATCGAGAATATCAAGGTTCtaagaaagaagcagaacGAGGAACTCGCCAAATACAAGATCATGGAACAACACGCCAAAGAAGATAAGGAGAAGGCCGATCGTGCAGAAAAAAGGTCTATCAAGCTTCAGGAAGAAATCGAGGCATTACGAATCGAAGCCCATCAGCTTTCCGAAGAGATGCGACGGGTTGCTGATCTCGCCGATAAAGCATGGAAAGAGTCTGAAAGTTATTCCCAAATCCTCGGAGCCCTGAAAGGGAAACGGATCGAAGCAAACAGCATCCAGTCGACGATTGACAACTTGAAAAGACACCTTGTTGAACTCGATGACTCGGACGAGTGGCTAGAGTCGAATTTGGAACAGTTCGAATCAAAACAGCTTCATTACCAGCAAAATGAGGAGGCTCAGAAAGAGAACTATATGGAAATCAAGGAGCAAATTGAGCAGGCTCGACATAGGCTTGGTCTCAAACAAGCAGAGTGCGGCAAATTCGAGAACGACAAGGCCAACTACGAGCGACAGCTTGAGAGACGCAAGAAGCTGATCAGGGAAATCGCACGAACCCATAACATCCGCgggtatgatgatgatttggACCAGACTGACATGAACGAGTTCATGCGGAAGATTCGAAAATCCCTGACGGACCAGAATCAGACCCTAGACCGTGCGAAGCGTGAAGCGCAGACTGAGCTACGCGAAGTGCAAGTAACTCTGAATGAAATCGGCCAGCGAAAGTCTgcgctgcaggaaagcaagAACGCAGCCAGACGGCAAATAGCTTCCAACGATAAGGAGATCGCCTCATACCAAAGAAAGCTTAACGAAATCGACGTCGACGAAGGTGTTCAAGCTGCGATCGAGTCGAATATTGAGGATATCAATTCCCGTCTAAGTTCCTCCAAGGGACGTGCGCAAGCGGCTTCTTGGGATAAGGAGATCCAGGAAATCAACACAGCTATTCGGAATCTGGAAGATGACAGTTCGCGATTGAATTCGGAGCTCATTGAGGCTACTAGAATGGCCGGTGATTTGGCTCGCCTAGACCATTTGAAGAAGGAGCTGAAAGATCGAGAGCGCAGCCTTGAAACCATGAAGGGCGCTCATGACGAACGTCTTACAAAACTCGTCAGCTCTGATTGGCGACCAGAGACGTTGGAACAGGAGTTCCAACAGGTCATGAATGAAGAATCTAGACTTGTGACCAATGCAGAGAACGACCGAAATGGCGTCAATAGAGAGCTGGAACAGGTGGAATTCAAGCTGAGAAACGTTAGGAAGACTCTGGATCAGCGACAGAAAGAACTCCAAGACAGCATTAAGGAGATTCGGGAAGCAGTTGATGACGAGCCTGAAGAATACCTGGAAATTGTCAAGCAACGGCAGGTCCAGCTTGATATCGCTAGAAAGGATGCGGAACAATATGCAGGCGTTGGCGAGTATATCACCACTTGTCTCGAAACAGCCAATAAAGCCAAGGTGTGTCGACTGTGTACCAGACCTTTCAGAAACGACAGCGAGTTCCAGAGTTTCAAAGCCAAGTTGGAACAGCTGGTCAAGAAGACGCAAATGCAagccgaggatgaggatgtccGACGACTTGAAGAAGATCTCAATACTGCGCGTGAAGCCGGTACTGCTTATGATTCGTGGATCCGCTTGCGAGAAATGGACATCCCTGAACTGGAGAAGGAGGAACAACAACACGATTCTCGGCGGGATGAGCTTCTGACCGAACTGGAAAACCGTGACAAGGTGGTTGACGAGAAggttgagaagaagagagacgTTGAGTCTCTTTCGAAGACGGTGAACACGATTGTGAGGTACGATGGTGATATCAAATCCATCAAGTCTCAGATCAAGGAGCTGTCTTCGAAGCGGCAAGGTACCAGCGCTACGCGCACACTCGAAGATATCCAAGACGAGATCGCTGCGACTGGCGAAAAGTCTAGAGCTTTGAAGAAGACCCTCACAAAGCTCACTCATGACAAAGAGCAGGCACGTACTGAAATTACCACCTTGGAGCTGCAGCTCAGAGATGCGAAGAGCAGCCTGGACAATGCCAAGTTCcagttggagaagaaagcTGATCTCCTTGCCAGGCTGGAAGAGTACAAGAATTTCAACGCCCAGCAAAGAGAGGCCATTGAGAAGGCTGATCAGGATATTGAAGGGCTCACACCTGAGCTCCTGAAAGCCCAAGCACGGTATGATGACATTAGCCGGCGTGCTGAGGCTCGTGAGAGGGAACTGCAGCATGCAATCTCTACTCTGTCAGACAGTGTAAACCAGCTCGATCTGGCAAATGACGAGATCAACTCGTATAATGAACGAGACGGTCCAGGTCAGCTAGAGAGAGCTAGGAACGAGCTTCGGCATATTGAAGGCGAAATCAATCAGCTTGAAACTAAGCTTGCCAATATCACCAAGGAAATCAACAAGATATCCGCACAGCTGAAGGACAGCGAAAATACCAAACGGCAATACTCTGATAACCTGACTTACCGCCAATCAACCAGAGCATTCGATGCTGTCACGGCAGAGATTGAGCAGCTCGAAGCACAAAATGCAGAAGTGGACCGGAGCCGTTTCAAGAAGGAATCGGAACGTCGAACCCGCGAACATAACGCTCTTGCTGCCCAGCAGGCGAGTAAGATGGGAGAGATGAAGTCCAAAGACGACCAGTTGATGCAGCTTCTCGCAGACTGGAACACGGACTACAAGGACGCAGCAAGCAAGTACAAGGAAGCCCATATCCGAGTAGAAACCACCAAAGCCGCTGTCGACGATCTAGCTCGCTACGGTGGCGCGCTCGACAAAGCAATCATGAAATACCACAGCCTGAAAATGGAGGAAATCAACGCCATTATCGGCGAGCTCTGGCAAAGAACCTACCGAGGCACCGACGTCGACACCATCCTCATCCGCTCCGACAACGAAAATGCCAAAGGAAACCGCTCCTACAACTACCGCGTCTGTATGGTCAAGCAGGACGCAGAGATGGACATGCGTGGTCGTTGCAGTGCTGGTCAGAAGGTCCTCGCCAGTATCATCATTCGTTTGGCGTTGGCGGAGTGTTTCGGTGTTAACTGCGGTCTTATTGCGCTCGATGAACCGACAACCAACCTTGATCGGGATAATATCCGGTCTCTGGCTGAGTCGCTGCATGAGATTATTCGGGCTCGTCAGCAGCAGGCTAATTTCCAGTTGATTGTGATTACGCACGATGAAGACTTTCTGCGGCATATGCAGTGTGGTGATTTCTGTGATTATTACTACCGAGTGTCTCGCAATGAGAAGCAGAAGTCGATTATTGAGCGGCAGTCAATTGCAGAG GTTATGTGA
- a CDS encoding putative DNA repair protein Rad1 (COG:S;~EggNog:ENOG410Q23J;~InterPro:IPR007915;~PFAM:PF05251;~TransMembrane:2 (o25-44i51-76o);~go_component: GO:0034998 - oligosaccharyltransferase I complex [Evidence IEA];~go_process: GO:0006487 - protein N-linked glycosylation [Evidence IEA]), producing the protein MSLNEVWEAASAYPFSPVVSKDNQFSVGFSLLLIAFFLTGLFGLNRSFLSIASLGVPASLAFGFGAVYMICAVGVYV; encoded by the exons ATGTCGTTGAACGAAGTCTGGGAGGCAGCCTCCGCATACCCTTTCTCTCCCGTGGTCTCCAAAGACAATCAGTTCTCCGTCGGCTTCAGTTTACTGCTCATTG CATTCTTCCTGACTGGACTCTTTGGACTAA ATCGGTCTTTCCTGAGTATTGCATCTCTCGGCGTGCCAGCCTCATTGGCATTCGG TTTCGGGGCTGTGTACATGATCTGTGCCGTCGGGGTCTACGTCTAG
- the gcnE gene encoding histone acetyltransferase GCN5 (COG:B;~EggNog:ENOG410PFEX;~InterPro:IPR036427,IPR001487,IPR037800,IPR016181, IPR000182,IPR018359;~PFAM:PF00439,PF13673,PF00583;~go_function: GO:0004402 - histone acetyltransferase activity [Evidence IEA];~go_function: GO:0005515 - protein binding [Evidence IEA];~go_function: GO:0008080 - N-acetyltransferase activity [Evidence IEA]) gives MAAMAIDSAKRKASEEITSPDSQQQSKKARTDSPEREPKVEEDEDTGKPLRIVPFPEKPAVLEERRGDIEFRVVNNDGSRDSFVILTGLKCIFQKQLPKMPKDYIARLVYDRSHLSIAIVKHPLEVVGGITYRPFNSRKFAEIVFCAISSDQQVKGYGAHLMSHLKDYVKATSPIMHFLTYADNYAIGYFKKQGFTKEITLERSIWMGYIKDYEGGTIMQCTMLPKIRYLEIGRMLLKQKEAVHAKIRAFSRSHIIHNPPKEWKNGPCQIDPLSIPAIKESGWSPDMDELARQPRHGPNYNQLLHLLNDMQNHSAAWPFTQPVNRDEVPDYYEVIKEPMDLSTMEEKHEKDMYPTPQDFIKDAMLIFDNCRRYNNESTPYAKSANKLEKFMWQQIRNIPEWSHLADGH, from the exons ATGGCCGCCATGGCGATTGACA GTGCAAAGCGGAAAGCTTCCGAAGAGATCACTTCCCCGGATTCGCAACAACAGAGTAAGAAAGCGCGCACTGACTCGCCGGAACGAGAACCAAAG gttgaggaagatgaagacacCGGGAAGCCCCTCCGAATCGTCCCCTTTCCCGAGAAA CCAGCGGTTCTAGAAGAGCGTCGAGGAGATATCGAGTTCCGGGTGGTTAATAATGATGGATCGCGGGATAGCTTTGTTATCCTCACCGGGTTGAAGTGTATTTTTCAGAAGCAACTTCCCAAGATGCCCAAGGATTATATTGCGCGATTGGTGTACGATAGGTCGCACCTGTCTATCGCGATTGTGAAGCATCCGTTGGAGGTAGTTGG AGGGATCACGTACCGGCCATTCAACAGTCGCAAATTCGCCGAAATTGTCTTCTGTGCCATCTCGTCCGACCAGCAGGTAAAGGGCTACGGAGCGCATTTGATGTCACATCTTAAG GACTATGTCAAAGCTACATCGCCAATTATGCACTTCCTGACATACGCCGATAACTATGCTATAGGATATTTCAAAAAGCAGGGCTTCACGAAAGAAATTACACTCGAAAGGTCTATATGGATGGGATACATCAAGGATTACGAGGGAGGCACCATTATGCAGTGCACGATGTTGCCCAAGATACGATATCTGGAAATTGGGCGCATGCTCTTGAAGCAAAAGGAAGCGGTTCATGCAAAGATTCGCGCGTTTAGTCGGTCACATATCATCCACAATCCGCCGAAAGAGTGGAAGAACGGGCCGTGTCAAATTGACCCGTTGAGCATCCCGGCCATCAAGGAATCTGGGTGGTCTCCTGATATGGATGAGTTGGCTCGTCAACCACGCCATGGACCGAACTATAACCAGCTGCTGCACCTTCTTAATGACATGCAGAATCACAGCGCTGCATGGCCCTTCACCCAACCCGTCAATCGCGATGAAGTGCCAGATTACTACGAGGTTATCAAGGAGCCTATGGACCTCTCAACCATGGAGGAGAAGCACGAAAAGGATATGTACCCGACACCACAGGACTTTATCAAGGACGCTATGTTGATATTCGACAACTGCCGGCGGTATAACAACGAGAGCACCCCATACGCCAAGAGTGCGAACAAATTGGAGAAATTCATGTGGCAACAGATCCGGAACATCCCGGAGTGGTCG CATCTGGCTGATGGCCATTGA